GCCTGTGAGCCTCGTATTATGTTGCCGCCGCCAACCACCATGGCTATGCCTACGCCCTCTTTTGCCACTTCAACAATCTGCTCGCAAATCCCATTGATAGCGTCATAATCTAGACCGAAATTAGCATCGCCCGCGAGTATTTCTCCGGAAAGCTTTAGCAGCACTCTCTTATACTTGAATTCCATTTAACAGATCCCTCTCTATTATGATTTTGGTTAGAAAAAAAGCGAGGGAAAATTCCCTCGCTTTAAATATTTAACTAAGCTTCTATCGAGAAGCGGGCGAAACGTCCGACTTGCATATTCTCGCCAATTTTTGATATGTTTTCTATGAGAAGATCTTTAATCTTCAAATCTGGATTACGAACGTACTGCTGTTCTAATAGACAGTTCTCTTCGTAAAATTTGTTAATGCGGCCTTCGGCAATCTTTTCAAGCATCTTTTCAGGTTTCCCCTCTTCAAGAGCCTGAGCCTTAATCACTTCTCTCTCACGCTCCAAAACATCTGCAGGCACATCTTCCGGCTTAATATATGTAGGATTTGATGCAGCTATATGCAATGCTATCTCGTTGCCGAGTTTTTTAAATTCATCGGTGCGTGCGACAAAGTCTGTTTCACAATTGAGCTCAAGAAGAACACCAAGCTTATTGGTATTGTGAATATAGCTAAAGACTGCTCCCTGTGAT
The Synergistaceae bacterium DNA segment above includes these coding regions:
- the tsf gene encoding translation elongation factor Ts, whose amino-acid sequence is MAEITAALVSELRARTSVGMMDCKKALVECMGDIEKAVDLLREKGLAKAAKKAGRSASQGAVFSYIHNTNKLGVLLELNCETDFVARTDEFKKLGNEIALHIAASNPTYIKPEDVPADVLEREREVIKAQALEEGKPEKMLEKIAEGRINKFYEENCLLEQQYVRNPDLKIKDLLIENISKIGENMQVGRFARFSIEA